The following nucleotide sequence is from Salinispirillum sp. LH 10-3-1.
TGGTATTTTGGTGCTCATATCGCCTTTCCTCTAGGAACGCTCACAGTTTCTTCAATAACCCTTTGTTCCGCATAATATGCTGATAGTCCCACTGAATTTCTGGTGCTTTCGAAAGCATCGTATCACGTCGGCTTAGTTAACCTCAGCAACGCCATTGTAGAACACAGAGGCGTGTTTGAACTCCAGTTTCTGCTGCGCGTTATATGTCACGATCTCCGGTGTATGTCAGTTTGCCTTTAAAACTGGCTTAGTTTGCTCTCGGTTCAAGCATCCAAACGCAGCTCCATAAAAACGCTATAGGGATCTTCTTTATAAGATCCAAAGGGACCGCAATAGGAAAAGCCGTGTTTCAAATAGAGCGCTCGGGCAGGTTCGAAGAATGGCATTGAGCCCGTCTCAAGGCTCAACAAGCTGTATTGCCTGCTCTTCGCCTCCTGCACAATATGGCTGACCAATTTCGAGCCATAACCTTGGCCTCTTACCGAAGCACTCACCCGCATAGATTTCAATTCACCGAGACCGACGCCCAGCTCTTTAAGCGCAGCACAACCCACCAACTGTTCACCGTCGTAAAGGCTCCAAAATGTGATCTCCGGAGCGCGCAAGCCGTCTAAATCCAGCGCATGCTTGCTTTCCGGTGGCGATATAGACCTCATATCGTTGATATGCTGCTGTAGGAATTCGGCGATGTCTGCGCCGTCAAGATTATCGATGCGTATGTCCATTGGTCATTTCCTTTTTGGGATTAAATTGATCGTATTAGGCTGCTGAAAATGACCGCGTAATACGGTGGTTCGGGTGTTTGTGCAATCTCAGACATAGAGGCCTCTGGTTTATCCGGCGACTAACGGGGTCGCGCACTGATTCGACTTGTTTGATCCTACTAGCGATCTTAATTTGATCACTACTTCGACCGAATATCATTTAAAAACGCTTTAATGGCGCGTGGCGACCGCAAGTGATAAACGCTCTTCGAATTCCGTGAGTCAGAAACAAGCTTTCTGTATGCCGGAGTCAATTTGGTATGGCACAGCCAAAGAACCCGGTAGCTGTTGAGTGTTCCTTTCAG
It contains:
- a CDS encoding GNAT family N-acetyltransferase, with product MDIRIDNLDGADIAEFLQQHINDMRSISPPESKHALDLDGLRAPEITFWSLYDGEQLVGCAALKELGVGLGELKSMRVSASVRGQGYGSKLVSHIVQEAKSRQYSLLSLETGSMPFFEPARALYLKHGFSYCGPFGSYKEDPYSVFMELRLDA